From Balneola sp. MJW-20:
AGATTAGATTGCTCAGACCTTGTAATACTACGGTAGGTCGTATATCCAATGCCAAGTAATAAACTTAACAGCAGGATCTGTATATAAGGAAAATATCGCAGTAACTGCACGGTTGGACTTTCACCATAATACACATAGTTGACGATCTCCCTTCTTTCATCACCCAGCACGATCCTTATGGGCGGGTTAAGGCTGCGAAATTCGCGGAATAGCTCCTCACGGCTCTCTTCAGTCTCAAGCCTCTTTATATCCACATTTTTATGGTGGATGATAAAACCGGTCTCATCAACGACGATTGCGGGAATCTTAAAATCTTCGTCAATGATGATACGGGAGGTAAATTCAGTGGAGCTTTTTGCCGCTTCTGCTTCAAGAATTAGATCAATAACACTGTCGGGCACCTGAGGGATCATTCTCAGCTCTTCAACTGAATTTAACAGCATGGTTCCCGCCTGTTCATTAGTGCGGCTGGCAGTGAACTCTATAGCCTTAGCGAGTAATTCCACACTTCTGGCTTCCTGTTCCAGGATCTTATCCACCAGATACTGGTTATAAACCACCGATCCTATACCCAGAAATATGAGTAATACCATCAAAAGGATCTTGACCCGGGCCAGTGGTACGTAGAGGTTCATTCGCTTTTTCTTTCTTTATCTAAGAATAGATAAATGGGAACATACAAGAAAGCCCCGAATTACGGGGCACTACAGATCAGGCAGACGCTTTTTGCTTTTCATAAACCGGGGGAGCCTTCTTCTCTATGGTTTCCCGGGTTATGATACAGCGCGCAATATTTTCCATGGATGGAAGGGAATACATAATATCCAGCATCGCTTCTTCCATAATAGATCGAAGACCCCGGGCACCTGTCTTGCGTGCTTTGGCCTTTTTAACGATCGCTTTTAATGCTTCTTCTTCAAAATCCAGCTCAACCTCTTCCATTTTAAACAGCTTCTTATACTGCTTGGTAATGGCATTTTTTGGGGTCTGAAGGATATCCAGAAGTGCGTCATCGGATAATTCATGTAGTCCGCAAATTACCGGTAAACGACCGATCAGTTCCGGGATCAATCCAAATCTCTGCAGATCTTCCGGTTCAACATTCACAAAGATCTCAGGATCATTTTTATCGAACTTGACCTGTTCCTGAGAATGGAATCCCATTGCGCTGGTAGACATTCTTCGGGAGATGATCTCCTCAAGTCCGGCAAAAGCCCCGCCGCAGATAAAAAGGATATTTGAGGTATCCAGCTGAATAAAACTTTGCTCGGGATGCTTACGTCCGCCTTTCGGTGGGATATTCGCAGTAGTTCCTTCAAGAATCTTGAGCAGAGCCTGCTGAACTCCTTCACCGCTTACATCGCGGGTAATGGACGGATTGTCACTCTTTCGGGCTACTTTATCGACCTCATCAATGTAAACGATCCCTCTTTTAGCCCTCTCCACATCGTAGTCAGCCGCCTGTAGCAGATTAGATAAGATACTCTCTACATCCTCACCCACATAGCCGGCTTCAGTGAGAACCGTTGCATCTGCAATGGTAAAAGGCACGTCGATGATATCTGCCAGCGTTCGCGCCAGAAGAGTCTTACCACTACCGGTTGGTCCGAGAAGTACGATATTGGACTTCTCCACTTTTGTATCATCCAGTTCATTGGATGGGTCAGCGGTAATACGCTTGTAATGATTATAAACCGCGACCGATAAGGTCTTTTTAGCCTTTTCCTGGCCTATAACGTACTCGTCCAGCTTGGACTTGATCTCCACCGGTTTAAGGACCGGCTGAAAACTCTTTTCTCTTCTGCGAGCCAGAGATGCCAGATCACTTTTAATGATACTGGACGCGTCTTCTACACAGCGGTCACAGATATAGACTCCCGGACCGGCAACCATGGAATTGACTTCCAGGCTTGATCGGCCGCAAAAGGAACAGTGTACAATGTCGCTGTTTTTCTCTTTTTTGCTCATGACAAGCAGAATTTAAATAAAAATGTGTTTATTTGTCAGATTTACGTCGGTCAAGAACATTATCGACCAGTCCGTAATCTTTCGCTTCTTTAGCAGTCATCCAATTATTTCTGTCGGATGCTTCCATGATCTCTTCAATGGTATGACCAGAATGATCTCCCAGGATCTTGCTCAGTTCACGCTTAATACGGATGATCTCACGTGCTTCGATCTCAATGTCGGAAGCCTGACCCTGAACACCACCCAGTGGCTGAT
This genomic window contains:
- the clpX gene encoding ATP-dependent Clp protease ATP-binding subunit ClpX — its product is MSKKEKNSDIVHCSFCGRSSLEVNSMVAGPGVYICDRCVEDASSIIKSDLASLARRREKSFQPVLKPVEIKSKLDEYVIGQEKAKKTLSVAVYNHYKRITADPSNELDDTKVEKSNIVLLGPTGSGKTLLARTLADIIDVPFTIADATVLTEAGYVGEDVESILSNLLQAADYDVERAKRGIVYIDEVDKVARKSDNPSITRDVSGEGVQQALLKILEGTTANIPPKGGRKHPEQSFIQLDTSNILFICGGAFAGLEEIISRRMSTSAMGFHSQEQVKFDKNDPEIFVNVEPEDLQRFGLIPELIGRLPVICGLHELSDDALLDILQTPKNAITKQYKKLFKMEEVELDFEEEALKAIVKKAKARKTGARGLRSIMEEAMLDIMYSLPSMENIARCIITRETIEKKAPPVYEKQKASA